acaaaatgaaataatttgactCACTTagttaagttttattaattattaagttaaaattattaagtttaaataagTGACATTTACAATGACAATTAATTGACAGATTGCAAACTTAACCTCACGTAATTTgttctgttttatttaaacataccTTTATCTTTATCCtctttatttgttattgtcaatgttttgaattaaactgatataatatttattttaaaacgatttatttttaatttttagcatGCAATCCAAACCAATAAAAACTTCCTTGGAAATCATCACCTCATCATAGAATAACTCCCTAAAACAACCAGGTGAGtgcttattttaattttcttactataaaatcaaacaatttGATACATTTAATTGAGTCTTacctttattaaatttaaattgcaaTTAATTGACTTACTAAACTTAACCTTACATATTTCACTAGCGCCATCTTTGAAATCACGctctaaataacttttaaaataataattataacaaatttagttgttcAAATTGgagatttaatgaaaaaaaaactgcGATAAACTTTGTCGTAGtcagattatttttatattatacatcCGAGTTATAATGCGAGTTAATTTAATAGGAAATGTTAATTAGGCAAAGATAGGCAACCCAACTTACaccaaaaacttttaaagcaaatttatttattaaaaaataaaattttatatacaaaggtttaatttaatttggtgGTTGCCATCCTCCAAAATAAGTAGATAACTCAGCAGCAACAGCTAAAGTTAAATGATCATTATGTGGTGCTGCCACaacctaaaataattattaattagaaatatttattaaaaatgtttaaacaagaATTACCTGAATGCCAATAGGAAGTCCatctttatttaatctagCCGGAACACAAGTTGATGGGAATCCCAAAACGTTTATAATCCCATTAAATCTCGCATCAACCATGGCTTTAATGAATCCAGTGTGTTCAAAAGCTGGGTTTCCACAACTTGGCATAATTAAAACGCCGTTATCACCAAGGgctttctaaaaaaataataaagatctCGTTTGAATATCATAACGTATCATAATCAACATCGCGTATTgtaataccaatactgtgatgttggttgcatacttgcaatggtgactttataaataataataaataccgtaagtatttttttatcctCCTCAgcaattttcataaacatatCTTTTTTTTGATCTGTTATGCCAAATCGCATTCTTGCCAACATcgtaaaaaacaataattgtccactaaatattgtttttcccAAGAAAAATTTCGCTAATTCAATTGGAAGGCTatatttaacctaaaaataaaattataatgatttagcgaaaaaaaaataaataaattcttaccTCAGAATCTTTAAGCGCACTCGGATTATCATccaaagtaaaaattaaagcaCCACTAAGCTCCATGGCGTgtccaaaaatatcaaatttagttTCATCTAACTCCGATCGGCAacttttcgttaaaaattgaGCTGCTTCTTTAATAGCACTTTGAATGTTCTTATCCATTTTTGGATAACCAAAGTTTGAGTACGAATCGACCATGTAAAACACTTTGAGTGTGCTCAAATCAACCTTTTTATccaagtttaatttttttatgttatcaGCGGCTAAAACTCGATAAACTAAAGCTAAATCTTGAACGTATCTTGCCATTGGGCCTAATACTAAGTAATCTGAGAAACTTTTATCGGAACTAAATGGAAAGCCTCCTTTTATTGAAACAATtcctaaaattacaataaattaaataaaaaagaattaattaataaaaaaaattgttttacttGTAGTTGGTTTATGTCCAAAAACTCCATTATAAGCACTTGGAAAACGAATTGAGCCAGCAATATCCGATCCAAGTCCTATTAAAGAAGCACCAGCTCCTAATAAAGCtccctaaaaaaaaataattaaattaattttacaaaatcatttctacGCTCTTGGTCGTTCTTTCTTCTCATTATACAAAGCTAATAGGGAGACGTTAGCTACTTTAACAACCTTAAACCTAACACCAGAAAAATCACCAATGGCGTGACCTTTCCTACCAAAACTGGCAACTAAAACTTCATCATTTTCTTCAATGTGATTCAAATCGGGAATCGAGgcaagttataaaaaaacttttagaacaaaagttgtagcaaattttattcttaccaatattgctctcttgtatatttgctctcagattcgtcaatatttagaaaaatacaaaaattaaaaaatttcatgaatttccttgttttactattatctaatggtaacattcgggaatcgaagcatgttatcaaaaaacttttataacaaaagttgtagcaaattttattcttaacaatattgctctcttgtatatttgctctcagatacggCAATCtcgaaaaaaatacgaaaatatgaaaattt
This region of Onthophagus taurus isolate NC chromosome 3, IU_Otau_3.0, whole genome shotgun sequence genomic DNA includes:
- the LOC111420264 gene encoding fatty-acid amide hydrolase 2-A-like — encoded protein: MDLGLRIGLIVIYFIQWIVKVIYTIFFDNEKRTKLPPFEDKLLEISATELAEKIRKQEICSEEIVKAYIKRIKEVNPIINAVVEERFSAAVAEAKEIDNFLEKSQFRLEEIAKERPLLGIPITIKECIAVKGMSFTGLSLTRKGIKAEEDADAVKLLKKAGAVILLVSNTPEYCMSMESANKIIGKTRNPYNSRCTAGGSSGGEGALLGAGASLIGLGSDIAGSIRFPSAYNGVFGHKPTTRIVSIKGGFPFSSDKSFSDYLVLGPMARYVQDLALVYRVLAADNIKKLNLDKKVDLSTLKVFYMVDSYSNFGYPKMDKNIQSAIKEAAQFLTKSCRSELDETKFDIFGHAMELSGALIFTLDDNPSALKDSEVKYSLPIELAKFFLGKTIFSGQLLFFTMLARMRFGITDQKKDMFMKIAEEDKKILTKALGDNGVLIMPSCGNPAFEHTGFIKAMVDARFNGIINVLGFPSTCVPARLNKDGLPIGIQVVAAPHNDHLTLAVAAELSTYFGGWQPPN